A single genomic interval of Shewanella psychropiezotolerans harbors:
- the pdxJ gene encoding pyridoxine 5'-phosphate synthase — protein sequence MSRILLGVNIDHIATLRQARGTSYPDPVHAAAVAEHAGAEGITVHLREDRRHIIDRDIYLLAKTLNTRMNFEMAVTDEMLDIACEVKPTYVCLVPEKREELTTEGGLDVAGQMGKIAAAIQRLDDVGVKVSLFIDADKAQIDAAVAVKAPLIEIHTGCYADAENEVEEAKELARIKEMATYAHSQGLIVNAGHGLHYHNVKPIAAIPELYELNIGHAIIARAVIDGLDKAVRDMKQLMNEGRRGE from the coding sequence ATGAGCCGCATCTTACTTGGCGTTAATATCGATCACATTGCTACTCTACGTCAGGCCCGTGGGACCTCGTATCCCGATCCCGTTCATGCCGCAGCAGTAGCTGAGCATGCCGGCGCCGAAGGCATTACCGTGCACCTGCGAGAAGACCGACGTCATATCATTGACAGAGACATCTACCTGCTGGCGAAGACGCTCAATACTCGGATGAATTTCGAGATGGCGGTCACCGATGAAATGCTCGATATCGCCTGTGAAGTCAAACCGACATACGTGTGTCTCGTTCCCGAGAAACGTGAAGAGCTCACCACCGAAGGCGGACTCGATGTTGCGGGTCAGATGGGCAAGATTGCTGCTGCAATACAACGCCTGGATGATGTTGGTGTAAAGGTCTCGCTATTTATCGATGCCGATAAGGCTCAGATTGACGCCGCCGTTGCCGTGAAGGCTCCTCTGATTGAGATCCATACAGGTTGCTACGCCGATGCCGAAAACGAAGTCGAAGAAGCCAAGGAGCTTGCACGAATCAAGGAGATGGCAACCTACGCCCACTCACAGGGCCTGATCGTTAATGCAGGCCATGGACTTCACTATCACAATGTTAAGCCAATCGCCGCGATCCCAGAGCTGTATGAGCTGAACATAGGCCACGCCATCATAGCCCGCGCTGTCATCGATGGTTTAGATAAAGCGGTCAGAGACATGAAGCAGCTGATGAACGAAGGCCGCAGAGGCGAATAA
- the dsdC gene encoding DNA-binding transcriptional regulator DsdC, whose protein sequence is MYQGRHAQLGASQLANLNTFVNAAQNLSFTQTAQVLYLTPSAVSHRIGKLEQELGFKLFHRLHKQLKLTEEGARLFRSCTLLFSQLDEELNEIRTNELSGRLTIYARPSITQCWLVPRIHDFHQAYPAIQLDILTGNEDVNFRTQFIDVALYYASGPFPGLASIKLMSEEVTPVCSLDYAERFDLIGKPHNLSQCTLLHDCKAWPQAAFNAEWLEWAKYHQIMGIDNSRSLSFDRSDLAVIAAMNNAGLAIGRKRLVDKRLRSGELIAPFASLSTPASYQYHAVYSADIEPNPRVQAFLNWLKQQADEGAVANRCDSL, encoded by the coding sequence ATGTATCAAGGCAGGCACGCACAACTGGGCGCGAGTCAATTGGCGAATCTTAATACCTTCGTTAATGCGGCGCAGAACCTGTCTTTTACTCAGACAGCTCAGGTATTGTATCTGACACCCAGTGCGGTCAGCCATAGAATTGGCAAGCTTGAGCAAGAGCTTGGATTTAAGCTGTTTCATCGTTTACATAAGCAACTTAAATTGACCGAAGAAGGAGCACGGCTGTTTCGCAGTTGTACATTATTATTTTCTCAGCTAGATGAAGAGCTTAATGAGATTCGAACCAATGAATTATCGGGCAGGCTCACTATTTATGCCCGTCCCTCAATTACTCAGTGTTGGCTGGTGCCGCGGATCCATGATTTTCATCAAGCTTATCCAGCTATTCAGCTCGATATTCTTACGGGTAACGAAGATGTTAACTTTCGCACCCAATTTATCGATGTGGCCCTCTATTATGCCAGCGGGCCTTTTCCGGGCCTCGCTAGTATAAAGTTAATGTCTGAAGAAGTGACGCCCGTATGCAGTCTAGACTATGCCGAGCGATTCGATCTTATCGGTAAGCCACACAACTTGAGTCAATGTACCTTGCTGCATGATTGCAAAGCTTGGCCACAAGCGGCCTTTAATGCCGAGTGGTTAGAGTGGGCGAAGTACCATCAAATAATGGGCATAGATAATAGTCGCAGCTTAAGCTTCGATCGCTCTGATTTGGCCGTTATTGCCGCCATGAATAATGCGGGACTCGCTATAGGCCGTAAACGCTTGGTGGATAAACGTCTACGAAGCGGTGAACTTATCGCGCCTTTTGCCTCATTAAGTACTCCCGCCAGCTACCAGTATCATGCTGTTTATAGTGCCGATATAGAGCCAAACCCGAGAGTCCAAGCCTTTCTTAACTGGCTAAAACAGCAGGCCGATGAGGGAGCTGTGGCCAATAGATGTGACAGTTTATAA
- a CDS encoding HlyC/CorC family transporter, whose product MDAISTSALLIILVVLLIISAYFSGSETAMMTLNRYRLKHLASSGHKGAQRAMKLLDRPDRLIGLILIGNNLVNILASAIATIIGMRLFGDMGVAISTGVLTLVVLVFAEVTPKTVAALHPERIAFPSSLLLKWLLVILLPLVKAVNLFTSGFLHLLGIRSVKTSDALSKEELRTVVHEAGALIPRRHQEMLLSIMDLEKVTVEDIMIPRSELFAININDDFKSITKQMIQSPHTRVLLFRDNIDDAVGFVHLRDALRLQSKNQFSKSSLLRAVKELYFIPEGTPLNVQLGNFQQNKERIGLVVDEYGDIQGLVTLEDILEEIVGDFTTSSEPTPSEEINQQQDGSFLIEACINIRELNKEMKWDFPTNGPKTLNGLIIEYLEDIPTPNTSMRISGYPIEVIDVAENMIKTVRIMPQHYELPKKASS is encoded by the coding sequence TTGGACGCCATATCAACCAGCGCATTGCTCATCATTCTTGTCGTGTTACTCATCATCTCAGCCTATTTTTCGGGCTCAGAAACCGCCATGATGACCCTTAACCGCTATCGACTTAAGCACTTAGCCTCCAGCGGTCATAAGGGCGCTCAACGCGCAATGAAATTACTGGACCGGCCCGACAGACTCATTGGCCTTATCCTCATCGGCAATAACTTAGTCAACATCCTCGCCTCAGCTATAGCAACTATCATAGGTATGCGGCTGTTTGGCGATATGGGCGTGGCCATCTCAACTGGTGTACTCACCTTAGTGGTGCTGGTCTTCGCCGAGGTGACACCGAAAACAGTAGCCGCGTTACACCCGGAGCGCATCGCCTTCCCATCCAGCTTACTGCTCAAATGGTTGCTGGTTATCCTCTTACCCCTAGTGAAAGCGGTAAACTTATTCACTTCAGGCTTTCTGCACTTACTGGGAATACGTTCAGTTAAAACCTCAGATGCCCTAAGCAAAGAGGAACTAAGAACCGTAGTTCACGAGGCGGGCGCACTCATCCCCAGGCGTCACCAGGAGATGTTACTTTCGATAATGGACCTTGAGAAAGTGACCGTAGAAGACATTATGATCCCCCGCTCAGAGCTGTTCGCCATCAATATCAATGATGACTTCAAGAGCATCACTAAGCAGATGATCCAGAGCCCCCACACTCGGGTCCTATTGTTTAGAGACAATATCGACGATGCCGTCGGCTTCGTGCACCTGCGCGATGCGCTACGTCTACAGTCCAAGAATCAGTTCAGCAAATCTTCCTTACTACGAGCAGTGAAAGAACTTTACTTCATCCCAGAGGGAACCCCTCTCAATGTGCAACTGGGTAACTTCCAGCAGAACAAGGAGCGTATCGGCCTGGTGGTAGATGAATACGGTGATATTCAGGGGTTAGTCACCCTCGAAGACATACTCGAAGAGATAGTGGGCGATTTTACCACCTCATCGGAACCCACCCCGAGTGAAGAGATTAACCAGCAACAAGATGGTAGCTTCCTTATCGAAGCCTGCATCAATATTCGGGAACTCAATAAAGAGATGAAATGGGACTTTCCCACCAATGGACCTAAGACCCTCAACGGTCTTATCATCGAATATCTGGAAGACATTCCCACCCCCAATACCAGCATGCGTATTTCAGGCTACCCCATCGAAGTCATCGACGTGGCCGAAAACATGATTAAAACCGTACGTATCATGCCCCAGCACTATGAACTTCCAAAGAAGGCATCAAGTTAG
- a CDS encoding Mpo1 family 2-hydroxy fatty acid dioxygenase: protein MKSAEEQLSTYKSVHLNPKNIRTHFVGVPLIIWSIFLLLNLIPVNFFAWDDPAISINVASAFAIGVLIYYFKLHARLAIGLALFILPVLYTSHLVAEVQGAVWIAIAVFVVGWVFQLIGHKYEKAKPAFVDDLNQLLIGPFFLMAELYFMLGLEKELDKQITPLAVAKRRALETLRREARS from the coding sequence ATGAAATCCGCCGAAGAGCAGTTATCGACTTATAAAAGTGTTCACCTGAATCCTAAGAATATCAGGACTCACTTCGTTGGGGTTCCTTTGATCATCTGGTCTATATTTTTACTGCTAAACCTTATCCCGGTTAATTTTTTCGCCTGGGATGATCCTGCTATCAGCATCAATGTGGCGTCGGCTTTCGCTATTGGTGTGCTTATCTATTATTTCAAACTGCACGCTCGTTTGGCGATTGGCTTAGCTCTGTTTATTCTGCCTGTGCTCTATACCTCTCACTTGGTTGCCGAAGTGCAAGGCGCGGTTTGGATAGCTATAGCCGTGTTTGTTGTGGGTTGGGTGTTCCAGCTTATCGGTCATAAATATGAGAAGGCTAAACCTGCGTTTGTCGACGATCTTAACCAGCTCTTGATTGGGCCATTTTTCCTGATGGCAGAATTGTATTTTATGTTAGGACTGGAGAAAGAGTTAGATAAGCAGATAACCCCCTTGGCGGTAGCAAAGCGTCGCGCTCTGGAGACACTGCGCCGCGAGGCGAGATCCTAA
- the acpS gene encoding holo-ACP synthase produces MIVGLGTDIAEIERIEKKVPAVGDLDGLAQCRLAKRVLTESEMAIFIASSMPGRYLAKRFAAKEAAAKALGTGIGRGVSFQHIEISNDANGAPLVSFSGGAAERLALLGGVRGHISIADEKHYATATVILES; encoded by the coding sequence ATGATTGTTGGTCTAGGTACCGATATCGCCGAGATTGAACGTATCGAGAAAAAAGTGCCTGCCGTTGGTGATCTTGATGGCCTGGCTCAGTGCCGTTTAGCCAAACGCGTGCTTACCGAATCCGAAATGGCGATATTTATCGCCTCATCTATGCCCGGACGTTATCTGGCGAAGCGTTTCGCCGCCAAAGAAGCTGCCGCCAAAGCCTTAGGCACCGGCATAGGTCGCGGCGTCTCGTTTCAGCATATCGAAATTAGCAATGATGCCAATGGCGCACCACTGGTGAGTTTCAGCGGCGGCGCGGCTGAAAGACTCGCGTTGCTTGGTGGTGTGAGAGGGCATATCTCTATTGCCGATGAGAAGCACTACGCTACAGCAACAGTTATCCTTGAGTCTTAA
- the era gene encoding GTPase Era codes for MSKKKAPAANEAASSNEPNLDDLLAQMNNPSSAAKYDVTYCGMVAIVGRPNVGKSTLLNKLLGQKISITSKKPQTTRHRIMGIHTVDERQVVFIDTPGLHMEEKRAINRLMNRAAASSLAEVSLVVFVVDGMTWTEDDDLVLRKLQSRDDGRKTVLAVNKVDNIKNKEELFPYLEALSKKFPFDEILPISATKGTNVQRILDMSIESLPESAHFFPEDYVTDRSQKFMASEIVREKLMRFLGDELPYDCTVEIEQFKMMENGVYQINALVLVERETQKRMVIGNKGDRIKKISSAARVDMEVMFDNKVFLEMWVKVKSGWADDERALRSLGYGED; via the coding sequence ATGAGTAAGAAGAAAGCGCCTGCAGCCAATGAAGCGGCTTCAAGTAACGAGCCTAATTTAGACGACCTGTTAGCACAGATGAATAACCCTTCATCTGCAGCAAAATACGATGTCACCTATTGTGGCATGGTCGCCATCGTTGGCCGCCCGAATGTCGGTAAATCGACTCTGCTGAATAAGCTACTGGGTCAGAAGATCAGTATCACCTCGAAGAAGCCGCAGACTACACGCCATCGCATCATGGGGATCCATACTGTAGACGAGCGCCAAGTCGTGTTTATCGACACGCCGGGTCTGCATATGGAAGAGAAGCGCGCCATCAACCGTTTGATGAACCGCGCCGCAGCGAGCTCATTAGCCGAAGTCAGTTTGGTTGTCTTCGTTGTCGATGGCATGACCTGGACCGAAGATGATGACTTGGTTTTGCGTAAGCTACAGAGCCGTGATGACGGTCGTAAAACGGTACTTGCGGTAAACAAGGTCGATAACATCAAGAACAAAGAGGAGTTATTCCCTTATCTTGAGGCGTTATCGAAGAAGTTTCCTTTCGATGAGATCTTACCTATCTCGGCGACTAAGGGCACCAACGTACAGCGTATCTTAGACATGTCTATCGAGTCTCTACCCGAATCGGCGCATTTTTTCCCGGAAGACTATGTCACCGACAGATCACAGAAGTTTATGGCGTCAGAAATTGTCCGCGAAAAGCTGATGCGTTTCTTGGGTGATGAGCTGCCATACGACTGTACCGTTGAGATCGAGCAGTTTAAGATGATGGAAAACGGTGTCTATCAGATCAATGCCCTTGTGCTGGTTGAGCGTGAGACCCAGAAGCGCATGGTCATAGGCAACAAGGGCGATCGTATCAAGAAGATCAGCTCCGCCGCGCGTGTGGATATGGAAGTCATGTTCGATAACAAGGTCTTCCTCGAGATGTGGGTTAAGGTTAAGTCAGGTTGGGCCGATGATGAGCGTGCACTTCGCAGCTTAGGCTATGGCGAAGATTAA
- the recO gene encoding DNA repair protein RecO, whose protein sequence is MERGYVLHTRPFKDSSVLVNMLVDGHGRVDCVARLGSGKTSIKSILQPFQPLIFQLSGRTSLRNMNSVEAGSPAIPLSGDVSFAGFYLNELLVRCIAVDHGAESLFFTYHKTLMSMAAGFCESQLRYFELSLLKELGLMPTLRTDLSQDPIEPDYYYRLLPDEGFVNALGPKTSHYSGEMLLALDEHRLEASHLRQAKYLMRLMLAACLGDKPLKSRALFRYKMTSPLTK, encoded by the coding sequence ATGGAGCGCGGCTACGTGCTCCATACGCGTCCCTTCAAAGACTCCAGTGTGTTAGTCAATATGCTGGTCGATGGTCATGGACGAGTCGACTGCGTCGCTCGCCTAGGCAGCGGCAAGACCTCCATTAAAAGCATACTGCAACCTTTTCAACCTCTGATTTTTCAACTATCCGGCCGCACATCGCTGAGAAATATGAACAGTGTAGAGGCGGGGAGTCCGGCCATTCCTCTCTCGGGCGACGTCAGTTTTGCCGGTTTTTATCTCAATGAATTATTGGTCCGCTGCATCGCCGTCGATCATGGCGCCGAGTCGCTGTTTTTTACCTACCACAAGACCTTAATGTCCATGGCGGCAGGTTTCTGTGAGAGCCAGTTACGATATTTTGAATTAAGTCTGCTCAAAGAGTTAGGGCTTATGCCGACGCTCAGAACCGACCTTTCCCAAGATCCCATAGAGCCTGATTACTATTATCGTTTATTGCCTGACGAAGGCTTCGTCAATGCCTTAGGTCCCAAGACATCCCACTACAGCGGCGAGATGTTACTGGCATTGGATGAACATAGATTAGAGGCTTCACATCTAAGACAAGCCAAATACCTGATGCGTTTGATGTTGGCAGCTTGTTTGGGTGATAAGCCACTTAAGTCCAGGGCACTATTTAGATATAAAATGACATCCCCGCTGACTAAGTAG
- a CDS encoding cytochrome C assembly family protein, with translation MVLFSASAMLFYSIALVLVASRLFHADGPNRRLVASFAAIGVVLHAAALSQAILTTDGQNFSLTNVISMVNWIIAFSFTVLLFRLKMIVVVPVVYACSVISVALLWLVPPQYITHFEIHPDILVHVVLSLMAYSALMIAALYAIQLAIIQHRLKSKKLMLSPSMPPLMTVEKQLYHLVIVGVILLSLSLATGFIFLDDMFEDGKGHKAVLSIMAWFTYIAMLAQQYWVGCRIRTAVVYTLTGAVMLSLAYFGARIVKEIILS, from the coding sequence ATGGTTTTATTTTCCGCTTCAGCCATGCTCTTTTACTCCATAGCCTTAGTGTTAGTGGCCAGCCGTCTGTTTCATGCCGATGGGCCTAATCGCCGTCTTGTCGCTAGCTTTGCCGCTATTGGCGTGGTACTTCATGCGGCAGCATTATCTCAGGCGATCCTGACAACTGATGGGCAAAACTTTAGCCTGACCAATGTCATCTCTATGGTGAACTGGATCATTGCCTTCAGCTTTACCGTCTTATTATTCAGACTCAAGATGATTGTCGTCGTGCCAGTTGTGTATGCCTGCTCCGTCATCTCAGTCGCACTACTCTGGTTGGTGCCACCGCAATACATCACCCATTTTGAGATCCATCCCGACATATTAGTCCATGTAGTGTTGTCATTGATGGCCTATAGCGCCCTGATGATCGCCGCCCTCTACGCCATACAATTGGCGATAATTCAACATAGATTAAAGAGTAAGAAACTGATGCTAAGCCCATCAATGCCACCTCTGATGACAGTTGAAAAACAACTTTATCATCTGGTGATTGTTGGCGTTATCTTATTGAGTCTCTCTCTCGCCACTGGCTTTATCTTCCTCGATGACATGTTCGAAGATGGCAAGGGCCACAAGGCAGTGCTGTCTATCATGGCCTGGTTTACCTATATCGCCATGCTTGCTCAACAGTATTGGGTAGGCTGTAGAATAAGAACCGCTGTGGTTTATACCCTCACGGGAGCCGTCATGTTGTCACTGGCCTACTTTGGCGCCAGAATAGTAAAAGAGATAATATTATCTTAA
- a CDS encoding D-serine ammonia-lyase produces the protein MNKQQVEQLVNEFPLLQNLISLKPLSWFNPNITDYVTALPYVGLTDKDVQDASERLQRFAPFFCRTFPDTRATNGIIESPLQAIPAMQAALAERYECELPGQMMIKLDALLPISGSIKARGGIHEVLQHAEKLALAAGLLSFDDDYSKLDSDEFRAFFGKYKIAVGSTGNLGLSIGIMSATLGFKVSVHMSSDARQWKKDKLRSHGVNVVEYEFDYSIAVERGREEALKDPFCHFVDDENSTSLFLGYAVAGERLKQQFIDQGILVDAEHPLFVYLPCGVGGGPGGVAFGLKQTFGDNVHCIFAEPTQSPCMLLGVHTGLHDKISVQDLGIDNITAADGLAVGRASGFVGRAMERLLDGYITIKDDEMYKLLGMMYKTEQLKLEPSALAGVPGIVHVLANDAYLDRMQLKSKLANATHLVWATGGGMVPTDEMNKYLERAELVGLS, from the coding sequence ATGAATAAGCAACAAGTAGAACAGCTGGTAAACGAGTTTCCATTGCTGCAGAACTTAATTAGCCTTAAGCCTCTGAGCTGGTTTAACCCTAATATTACCGATTACGTCACGGCACTCCCTTATGTTGGTTTGACCGATAAAGATGTGCAAGATGCAAGCGAGCGTTTACAAAGGTTTGCGCCTTTCTTTTGTCGTACTTTCCCTGATACTCGTGCGACGAATGGCATCATAGAGTCACCACTACAGGCCATTCCTGCCATGCAAGCTGCGTTGGCTGAGCGCTATGAGTGTGAGCTGCCAGGTCAAATGATGATCAAGCTTGATGCGTTACTGCCTATTTCTGGTTCAATTAAGGCTAGAGGTGGTATTCATGAGGTGCTACAGCACGCCGAGAAGTTGGCGCTAGCAGCAGGCCTACTCAGTTTTGATGATGATTACAGCAAGTTAGACTCGGATGAATTTAGAGCCTTCTTTGGCAAATATAAAATAGCCGTGGGCTCTACAGGTAACTTAGGTTTATCTATCGGTATCATGAGTGCAACGCTAGGCTTTAAGGTGAGCGTGCATATGTCATCTGACGCTCGACAGTGGAAAAAGGATAAATTGCGTAGTCATGGGGTTAATGTGGTCGAGTATGAATTTGACTATAGCATTGCCGTTGAACGTGGTCGTGAAGAAGCACTCAAAGATCCCTTCTGCCACTTTGTCGATGATGAAAACTCTACGTCCTTGTTCTTAGGTTACGCCGTTGCCGGTGAGCGCCTGAAACAACAGTTTATCGATCAGGGGATATTGGTTGATGCTGAGCATCCGCTATTTGTGTATCTTCCATGTGGTGTTGGTGGCGGCCCTGGCGGCGTGGCATTTGGCCTTAAGCAAACCTTTGGTGATAATGTTCACTGTATCTTCGCCGAGCCGACTCAGTCACCTTGTATGTTGTTAGGTGTGCATACTGGTTTACATGATAAAATTTCGGTTCAAGACTTAGGCATAGATAATATTACTGCGGCCGACGGTTTAGCAGTTGGACGTGCATCAGGATTTGTTGGTAGAGCGATGGAGCGACTGCTCGATGGTTATATCACCATTAAAGATGATGAGATGTATAAGTTATTGGGGATGATGTACAAAACTGAGCAGCTTAAGCTTGAGCCATCCGCCCTTGCTGGGGTACCTGGCATAGTTCATGTGCTTGCCAATGATGCTTACCTCGATAGGATGCAGCTTAAAAGTAAGCTGGCCAACGCGACTCACTTGGTGTGGGCGACGGGGGGCGGCATGGTGCCAACGGATGAAATGAATAAGTATCTCGAGCGTGCTGAGCTTGTAGGCCTTTCCTGA
- the rnc gene encoding ribonuclease III, with protein MEPIKNIPRLCRTLGYQFNQQAHLDQALTHRSASSKHNERLEFLGDSILSIIISDALYHQFPKVTEGDLSRMRATLVCGKMLAEIGFEFKLGDYLKLGPGELKSGGFRRESIIADGVEAIIGAIYLDADLETCRARVLSWYESRLAIIEPINQKDPKTLLQELLQGFKKPLPVYKVTDIKGEAHAQTFTVECYVEELKKSLVGVASSRRKAEQIAAAQVLELIKK; from the coding sequence ATGGAACCGATTAAAAATATCCCGCGTCTGTGTCGGACGTTAGGCTATCAATTTAACCAGCAAGCGCATTTGGATCAGGCTCTGACCCATAGAAGTGCTTCTAGCAAGCATAATGAACGCCTGGAATTTCTGGGTGATTCGATCTTGTCTATTATTATATCAGATGCCTTATATCACCAATTTCCTAAGGTGACCGAAGGTGACCTTAGTCGCATGCGGGCCACCTTAGTGTGCGGTAAGATGCTGGCGGAAATTGGTTTCGAGTTCAAACTTGGGGACTATCTCAAGTTAGGCCCGGGTGAATTGAAAAGCGGTGGCTTCAGACGCGAGTCGATCATTGCCGATGGGGTAGAGGCCATCATAGGCGCTATCTACCTGGATGCCGATTTGGAGACCTGCCGTGCTCGAGTCCTGAGCTGGTATGAGTCTCGTTTGGCAATCATAGAGCCTATCAATCAGAAAGATCCAAAGACCTTGTTACAAGAGTTGTTACAAGGTTTTAAGAAGCCTCTGCCTGTTTATAAAGTGACAGACATCAAAGGTGAGGCCCATGCACAGACCTTTACGGTCGAGTGTTATGTAGAAGAGTTGAAGAAATCCCTTGTTGGGGTTGCGAGTTCCCGAAGAAAAGCTGAGCAGATTGCCGCTGCACAGGTTTTGGAGTTAATTAAAAAATGA
- a CDS encoding GntP family permease: MTNVALLSVLALSIGIIIFCIVKLKLHPFISLIISSIFVGVTMGMPLGDIMNSIEKGVAGTLGFLALIIGFGTILGKMLEVSGGAERIGKTMLNRLGQQRADIVMMTVGFIAGIPVFVEVGFVLLIPLVFTIAKEANVPLFKVGIPLAVALMTVHCMLPPHPAALAVTGMLGADVGKVILYGIIIGFPTAIISGPLWVRMWGKRLPFTQAPVDLQASTAHNDLPGFGITLFTILLPLLIMISKTIICLWLPETSSFYELVTFLGNPITALFISVLVAYFTLGLSRGMSMDKIQQITNDCFGSIAGILLIIGAGGAFNGVLIDSGMGEGLGSILETVQINPIILAWLVAAIMHLAIGSATVAMLSAAGIVMPLLGIYPNVKPEIIVLAIGAGAIGWTHVNDSLFWLVKQYLGASIQDTFKYFTAATVLASFASLGGILLLSQVV, encoded by the coding sequence ATGACTAACGTCGCACTGTTGTCGGTTCTGGCTTTATCGATCGGCATCATTATATTCTGTATCGTTAAACTTAAATTACATCCGTTTATTTCTCTTATCATATCCAGTATTTTCGTCGGCGTGACTATGGGGATGCCGCTTGGGGATATCATGAACTCTATCGAAAAGGGCGTGGCCGGTACACTCGGTTTTCTGGCCCTGATCATAGGTTTTGGTACTATTCTAGGTAAGATGCTCGAAGTGTCAGGTGGTGCTGAGCGCATTGGCAAGACCATGCTGAACCGTTTGGGACAGCAGCGTGCAGATATCGTGATGATGACAGTGGGCTTTATTGCTGGTATTCCTGTTTTTGTGGAGGTAGGTTTCGTACTGCTTATTCCTCTGGTGTTCACTATCGCCAAAGAAGCCAATGTGCCTCTATTTAAGGTCGGTATTCCACTGGCTGTAGCTTTGATGACAGTGCACTGTATGCTGCCGCCTCATCCTGCTGCACTTGCAGTAACAGGCATGCTGGGTGCCGACGTGGGTAAGGTCATTCTATATGGCATAATCATTGGTTTTCCAACCGCCATTATCTCCGGCCCACTGTGGGTACGTATGTGGGGTAAGCGGTTACCTTTTACTCAAGCCCCTGTTGACCTGCAGGCATCCACTGCCCATAACGACTTGCCCGGTTTTGGTATTACCTTGTTTACCATATTACTGCCCTTGCTGATCATGATTAGCAAGACCATTATCTGTTTATGGCTACCCGAAACCAGCTCGTTTTATGAGTTAGTGACCTTCTTAGGTAACCCTATTACGGCCCTGTTTATCTCTGTACTCGTAGCCTACTTTACTCTGGGTCTGAGTCGCGGCATGTCGATGGATAAAATCCAGCAGATAACCAATGATTGCTTCGGCTCTATCGCAGGAATCTTGCTGATCATTGGTGCCGGAGGCGCTTTTAACGGCGTGCTGATCGATTCTGGCATGGGTGAGGGTTTAGGTAGTATCTTGGAAACCGTGCAGATAAATCCCATTATCTTAGCTTGGCTCGTCGCTGCCATCATGCACTTGGCTATAGGCTCAGCCACGGTTGCCATGTTGAGCGCTGCAGGTATCGTGATGCCACTTTTGGGCATATATCCAAATGTAAAACCTGAAATTATCGTATTGGCCATTGGTGCGGGTGCTATTGGTTGGACCCATGTGAATGACTCCTTATTCTGGCTGGTTAAGCAGTATCTGGGCGCCTCGATTCAAGACACCTTCAAGTATTTCACCGCCGCTACCGTATTGGCATCATTTGCCTCCCTAGGCGGGATCCTATTATTATCTCAAGTTGTATAG